Proteins encoded together in one Deinococcus hopiensis KR-140 window:
- a CDS encoding Ig-like domain-containing protein, with protein MKRLPLLLAPALLLAACNGDPAPGTGGTTPGTGGDTTPPTVSLQAAPQGLTATGSVTLQATVADNVAVSGVTFYRGSLKLGEDSTAPYGWTDTVGAGENGTVTYRAVARDTAGNQAEAQASVAVNVVVSQPAGVPVSGGVLEGDLNAQTLTLDTRAWTGGAGNVVAVLGTVGGQTTSELLRTALGADGSFSLTLPPAPPTDRLTQAFGGNAVLLPGCSGPLTVSDPAARSATLSLQVSATKSGTIQPLTVSVSRNDLGVPVGLTAVSGSYVYVDRPVNVTGTQNCTNAGGLTSVNVNWTLASGWNKVSATLAGTIAGTGLTGTASLRSGSFPNNWVYSTAPAVLSP; from the coding sequence ATGAAAAGGCTCCCCCTTCTGCTTGCTCCGGCCCTGCTTCTCGCCGCATGTAACGGTGATCCTGCTCCTGGCACGGGGGGAACCACGCCCGGAACCGGAGGTGACACCACCCCACCCACCGTCAGCTTGCAGGCCGCGCCGCAGGGCCTCACTGCCACGGGCAGCGTCACGCTGCAGGCCACTGTTGCCGACAACGTGGCGGTGTCGGGCGTCACCTTCTACCGAGGCAGCCTCAAGCTGGGCGAGGACTCCACCGCTCCCTACGGGTGGACCGACACAGTGGGAGCCGGAGAAAACGGCACCGTGACCTACCGCGCTGTGGCCCGCGACACAGCGGGCAACCAGGCCGAGGCGCAGGCGAGCGTCGCGGTGAATGTGGTTGTTTCGCAGCCAGCCGGTGTTCCGGTGAGCGGAGGGGTGCTGGAGGGTGATCTCAACGCCCAGACCCTCACCCTCGACACGCGGGCCTGGACAGGCGGCGCAGGGAATGTGGTGGCGGTGCTGGGCACCGTGGGTGGTCAGACCACTTCCGAACTCCTGCGGACGGCGCTGGGCGCAGACGGAAGCTTCAGCCTCACGCTGCCTCCCGCGCCGCCCACGGACCGGCTGACGCAGGCGTTTGGCGGAAACGCGGTGCTGCTGCCCGGGTGCAGCGGTCCCCTTACCGTCAGTGACCCGGCGGCCCGGAGCGCCACCCTCAGCCTCCAGGTCAGCGCCACCAAGTCGGGGACCATTCAGCCGCTGACCGTCAGCGTGAGCCGCAACGACCTCGGCGTGCCCGTGGGCCTGACGGCGGTGTCGGGCTCCTACGTGTACGTGGACCGCCCTGTGAACGTGACCGGCACCCAGAACTGTACAAACGCCGGGGGGCTTACCAGCGTAAATGTGAACTGGACGCTTGCCAGCGGCTGGAACAAGGTCAGCGCCACGTTGGCGGGCACCATTGCGGGCACTGGGCTCACGGGTACAGCCTCCCTGCGCAGTGGCAGCTTCCCGAACAACTGGGTGTATTCAACAGCTCCGGCAGTGCTGTCACCCTGA